Below is a genomic region from Fusobacterium canifelinum.
CAAATCAAGCTACTTATGTAGGACTTGGTGAATTTACAAAAACTACTTGTGTTTCAATGATAGGACTTTTTATTATAGCTATAATGGAAATAAAAAGAATGAAAGGTGGAATACTTTTAGGAATTATTGTAACAACTATATTAGGAATTATTATAGGAGATGTATCTTTACCAGAAAAGATAATTTCTTTACCTCCTAGTCCAGCTCCTATCATGTTTAAATTAGATATTTTATCTGCAATGAAATTATCATTAATAGGTCCAATATTCTCATTTATGTTTGTTGACTTGTTTGACTCATTAGGAACTCTTATGAGTTGTTCAAAAGAAATGGGACTTGTAAATGAAAAAGGTGAAATAAAAAATCTTGGAAGAATGCTTTATACAGATGCTGTTTCTACAATAATGGGAGCTTCAATAGGAACATCAACAGTAACAGCATATGTTGAATCTGCAGCTGGAATTGTAGCAGGTGCTAGAACAGGGCTTGCTGCAACAGTAACAGCTTTAGGTTTCTTATTATCATTGTTCTTTACTCCTCTTATTAGTATAGTGCCAGCTTATGCAACAGCACCAGCATTAATAATAGTTGGGATTTTTATGTTTAGACAAGTTGCAGCACTTGATTTCTCAGATTTTAAAATTTTATTTCCAGCTTTTATTACAATATTTACTATGCCATTAACTTATAGTATAAGCACAGGTTTGGCATTAGGATTTTTATCATATTTAATTGTTCATATATTAGTAGGAGAATTCAAAAAAATCAATATAACTTTGATTTTTATTGGCGCAATTTGTTTGCTTCACTTACTAGTTTAATAAATTTTTAAAAAAAATATTGAAATATAATATTTCCTCTTGACATTAAACGATTTTTATAGTAGAATGCGAAAGAAAGGTAGAGAAATCACTTCTCTTGTTCAATAGATTTAACTTTTATAAAATATATGGAGGTACTTAAATGACAAAAAAGGAATTTGTAAATGCATTTGCTGAAAAAGGAGAACTAAAGATTAAAGATTCTGAAAGATTAGTAAACGCTTTCTTAGAAACTGTAGAAGATGCTTTACTAAAAGGTGACGGAGTAAGATTTATAGGATTTGGTTCTTGGGAAGTAAAAGAAAGAAGTGCGAGAGAAGTTAAAAACCCTCAAACTGGAAAAATGATCAAAGTTGAAGCTAAAAAAGTTGTTAAGTTTAAAGTTGGAAAACCTTTAGCTGACAAAGTAGCTGGACAAAAAGGTGCTAAAAAAGCAACTAAGAAAAAATAAGAATTAAATGTTTTAAAGTTAAAAAGGATTTAAGGTTATTACTAACTCTAAATCCTTTTTTATTAAAATAATAAATATAAAAACTTTTATAACAAAAAATTCATTAAAGAAAGGGAAGATATTATATATGAGAAAAGCAGATAGAGAAATAAAGAGTATAGAAGAAATAGTAGATATTATTAAAAAATGTGATGTTATTAGACTTGCATTTAATAATGGAGATTATCCATATATATTACCTTTGAATTTTGGATTTGAATTTATTGAAAATAAAGTTATATTTTATTTTCACAGTGCTTTAGAGGGAACTAAAGTAGATATTATGAAAAAGGATAATCGCGTTTCATTTGAAATGGATACTAAACATGAACTTCAATATTATGAGGAAAAAGGATATTGCACAATGTCTTATGAAAGTGTAATAGGAAAAGGTAAAATAAAAATTTTATCAGAAGATGAAAAAATAAATGCTTTAAAAAAACTTATGGGGCATTATCATAAAGATGAAAATACATATTTTAATCCTGCTGCAATAAGTAGAACACTAGTTTATTCACTTGAAGTAGAAAGAAATGACGGCAAAAAAGAAATAAACTGCACTCATTATCTTAATCTAAGATTTAGAGTACAGTTTATTTTTAATTATATTATCTATATTTTATTGTTTTATATATTTGAATTAATACAGTAGGTATTAATGAAAGTATAAAAATTTGTAAAAAATTGATAGGTTCTATTTTAGTTATTCCAAATACTCCATATAAAGAAGGCATTAATAAAACTAAAGTTAATAAAATAAAACCTAGTCCAAAAGCTATTAAAGAAAATTTATTTTTAAAGAATCCAATAGCAAATACATTTCTTTGTCCTCTGTAATCAATTCCATGAAATAATCTAGCTAAACATAATGTAGCAAATGCCATTGTAGAACCTTTTAATGCAGAGTCTTTTAAACCTATATAGAAAGCAACTATAATAAATATAGCAATTAAAATACCTTCAATCATAAGTTTAGAAGAAAATCTTTTTGTAAGTATTGCTTCATTAGGGTCTCTAGGTTTTTCATCTAAGATATCTTCATTCTTAGGTTCAACTCCAACTGCTATTGATGGTAAACTATCTGTTAATAGGTTTATAAATAATAATTGTACAGGAGAGAATATCACTGGTAAATTAGCAAGTGATGAATATAGAACAGCAAGAATAGCTGCAGTATTTCCTGAAAGTAAGAATCCTATTGCATTTTTGATATTTCTATAAACATTTCTTCCTGTTATTATGGCTTTAACTATTGTAGAGAAGTTGTCATCAGCAAGTATCATAGAAGCAGCATTTTTAGAAACTTCTGTACCAGTTATTCCCATTGCAATACCAATATTAGCTTTTTTTAATGCAGGAGCATCATTTACACCATCACCAGTCATAGCACAAATTTTTCCAAGTTTTTGCCATGCATTAACAATTCTTATTTTATGTTCAGGAGAAACTCTTGCATAAACTGAAATTTTTTCAACTGATTTTTCTAGTTCTTCATCAGACATTTTTTCAAGTTCAACACCTTCAATAGCCATATCTCCATCTTCAAATATTCCAATATTCTTTGCTATTGTTCTAGCAGTTATTTTATGGTCACCAGTTATCATAACTGGTTTAATTCCACCTCTTATACATTCTTGTACTGCAACTTTTGATTCTTCTCTTGGAGGATCTATCATACCTACAAGAGCATGGAAAATATAAGAGTCTTCATCCTGGATAGTTAAGTCTTTTGGTTCATCTATATATTTATATGCAAATGTTAGAACTCTTAATCCTTCTTCTGCTAAATCATTATTTACTTTTTCAATTTTTTTGATAAATTCATCATTTATATTTTGAATATCTCCATTTTCATCAATGAAGTATTTAAATCTAGTAACAAGAGAATCAAAAGCTCCTTTTGTAAAAACAATATATTTTCCTTTTTTATCTTCATAAAGAACAGTCATTAATTTTCTAACAGAATCAAAAGGAATTTCTGAAATTCTTTTACTATCTTTTCTTTCGTCTCTAAAAGACATATCATATTTTTGTGTAAGATGAATAAGAGCAGTTTCTGTTGGATCTCCTATTGTATCTGTTGCATCGGTACACAGTATAAAACTATCTAATAGTAATTTATCAATTTTTTTATCTATATTTAAAGAATATTCATTATCTAATTTTCCATTTATAAAAATCTTTTTAACTGTCATCTTATTTTGAGTAAGAGTACCAGTTTTATCAGAACATATAACTGAAATAGAACCAAGAGCTTCAATAGATTTTAATTCTTTTACTATTGCGTTTTCTTTAGCAAGTTTTTCAGTTTCAAGTGATAAAACTATAGTAATAATAGGATTTAATGATTCTGGAATTGCTGCAACTGCTAGAGCTACTGCTAATAATAATGAATCAAGAATAGTGTTTCCATGATATACATATATTCCAAAGATAAATATACAAAGAACTACTATACCAAGAGTTAATCTTTTTCCAAATATATCTAAAGACTTTTGTAAAGGAGTTACATTTTCTTCAGT
It encodes:
- a CDS encoding NCS2 family permease, with the protein product MGFLDGYFRITERDSTVSREVMGGITTFLAMAYIIIVNPSILSLSGMDKGALITVTCVASFIGTIIAGVWANSPIALAPGMGLNAFFTYTLTLEKQVPWQTALGIVFLSGCFFLILAIGGIRERIANSIPVPLRLAVGGGIGLFIAFIGLKSMGIVVANQATYVGLGEFTKTTCVSMIGLFIIAIMEIKRMKGGILLGIIVTTILGIIIGDVSLPEKIISLPPSPAPIMFKLDILSAMKLSLIGPIFSFMFVDLFDSLGTLMSCSKEMGLVNEKGEIKNLGRMLYTDAVSTIMGASIGTSTVTAYVESAAGIVAGARTGLAATVTALGFLLSLFFTPLISIVPAYATAPALIIVGIFMFRQVAALDFSDFKILFPAFITIFTMPLTYSISTGLALGFLSYLIVHILVGEFKKINITLIFIGAICLLHLLV
- a CDS encoding HU family DNA-binding protein, with protein sequence MTKKEFVNAFAEKGELKIKDSERLVNAFLETVEDALLKGDGVRFIGFGSWEVKERSAREVKNPQTGKMIKVEAKKVVKFKVGKPLADKVAGQKGAKKATKKK
- a CDS encoding pyridoxamine 5'-phosphate oxidase family protein; translated protein: MRKADREIKSIEEIVDIIKKCDVIRLAFNNGDYPYILPLNFGFEFIENKVIFYFHSALEGTKVDIMKKDNRVSFEMDTKHELQYYEEKGYCTMSYESVIGKGKIKILSEDEKINALKKLMGHYHKDENTYFNPAAISRTLVYSLEVERNDGKKEINCTHYLNLRFRVQFIFNYIIYILLFYIFELIQ
- a CDS encoding cation-translocating P-type ATPase, with protein sequence MKHFTKSKKQLFEEFETVSTGLTNDEVEKRRKKYGENKFIEKEKDGLIKIFFNQFKDSLVIILLVAAIISFFSGNKESSFVIVLVLILNSILGAYQTIKAQKSLDSLKKMSSPKCKVIRDHEQLELDSSELVPGDIVIIEAGDIVPADGRVIENFSLLVNENSLTGESNSIEKTDEVLTYEDLALGDQVNMVFSGSLVNYGRAKILITETGMSTQLGKIATLLDQTEENVTPLQKSLDIFGKRLTLGIVVLCIFIFGIYVYHGNTILDSLLLAVALAVAAIPESLNPIITIVLSLETEKLAKENAIVKELKSIEALGSISVICSDKTGTLTQNKMTVKKIFINGKLDNEYSLNIDKKIDKLLLDSFILCTDATDTIGDPTETALIHLTQKYDMSFRDERKDSKRISEIPFDSVRKLMTVLYEDKKGKYIVFTKGAFDSLVTRFKYFIDENGDIQNINDEFIKKIEKVNNDLAEEGLRVLTFAYKYIDEPKDLTIQDEDSYIFHALVGMIDPPREESKVAVQECIRGGIKPVMITGDHKITARTIAKNIGIFEDGDMAIEGVELEKMSDEELEKSVEKISVYARVSPEHKIRIVNAWQKLGKICAMTGDGVNDAPALKKANIGIAMGITGTEVSKNAASMILADDNFSTIVKAIITGRNVYRNIKNAIGFLLSGNTAAILAVLYSSLANLPVIFSPVQLLFINLLTDSLPSIAVGVEPKNEDILDEKPRDPNEAILTKRFSSKLMIEGILIAIFIIVAFYIGLKDSALKGSTMAFATLCLARLFHGIDYRGQRNVFAIGFFKNKFSLIAFGLGFILLTLVLLMPSLYGVFGITKIEPINFLQIFILSLIPTVLIQIYKTIKYR